One part of the Glycine soja cultivar W05 chromosome 11, ASM419377v2, whole genome shotgun sequence genome encodes these proteins:
- the LOC114376979 gene encoding pre-mRNA-splicing factor ATP-dependent RNA helicase DEAH7-like isoform X1, with protein sequence MEKDGTGAGVIDIDKTTTTLEQEKPTSGGLYVPGKDRVVYVPQERKSRLGLDALASAKRSQHDVGFKVPKERTISIAASAEDEDKSESSVSEESGHDGIVNRRRHTNRRYRDTTNETSHAESSVTEDHYGDTNRTPLTEHKGSDVPASPSGYDREDHRSERRHRRDDSRSGSGRVRHWDYYESRGSYSERDSHSRYDREYGKKRNRYEGSRRTPAGRSDWDDGRWEWGDTPRRDSVSSSRRHQPSPSPMFVGASPDARLVSPWLGGHTPHSSFTSSSPWDHVSPSPVPIRASGSSTKSSVSRHNGRSHQLSFSSETSNRYEDEVADKSDLGEEHKYEITESMRLEMEYDADRAWYDREEGSTFDGDNSSLFLGDEASFQKKEAELAKRLVRRDGTKMSLAQSKKLSQLTADNAQWEDRQLLRSGAVRGTEVQTEFDDEEEHKVILLVHDTKPPFLDGRVVFTKQAEPIMPLKDPTSDMAIISRKGSTLVREIHEKQSMNKSRQRFWELAGSKLGDILGVEKTAEQIDADTAEVGEDGEIDFKEEAKFSQHMKKGEAVSDFAKSKTLAEQRQYLPIFSVREELLQVVRENQVVVVVGETGSGKTTQLTQYLHEDGYTIGGIVGCTQPRRVAAMSVAKRVSEEMDTELGDKVGYAIRFEDVTGPKTIIKYMTDGVLLRETLKDSDLDKYRVIVMDEAHERSLSTDVLFGILKKVVAQRRDFKLIVTSATLNAQKFSNFFGSVPIFHIPGRTFPVNILWSKTPVEDYVEGAVKQTMTIHITSPPGDILIFMTGQDEIEAACYALAERMEQMVSSSKKAVPKLLILPIYSQLPADLQAKIFQKAEDGARKCIVATNIAETSLTVDGIFYVIDSGYGKMKVYNPRMGMDALQVFPVSRAAADQRAGRAGRTGPGTCYRLYTESAYLNEMLPSPVPEIQRTNLGNVVLLLKSLKVENLLDFDFMDPPPQDNILNSMYQLWVLGALNNVGGLTDLGWKMVEFPLDPPLAKMLLMGEQLGCLEEVLTIVSMLSVPSVFFRPKDRAEESDAARERFFVPESDHLTLYNVYQQWKQHDYRGDWCNDHFLHVKGLRKAREVRSQLLDILKTLKIPLTSCWPDTDIVRKAICSAYFHNSARLKGVGEYVNCRNGMPCHLHPSSALYGMGCTPEYVVYHELILTTKEYMQCATAVEPQWLAELGPMFFSVKDSDTSLLEHKKRQKQEKTAMEEEMENLKKVQAEVEKERKQKEKEKMAKHQQQISMPGLRKGSSTFLRPKKFGL encoded by the exons ATGGAG AAGGATGGAACTGGTGCTGGTGTCATTGACATAGACAAGACCACGACGACATTGGAACAGGAAAAACCTACTAGTGGTGGGCTCTATGTTCCTGGCAAGGATAGAGTGGTTTACGTGCCTCAGGAGAGAAAATCGCGTTTAg gaCTCGATGCCCTTGCCAGCGCAAAACGGTCTCAACATGATGTGGGCTTCAAGGTGCCAAAAGAAAGAACCATTTCCATTGCAGCATCTGCAGAGGATGAAGATAAGTCCGAGTCATCTGTTTCTGAAGAAAGTGGGCATGATGGGATTGTCAACAGACGCAGACACACTAATAGGAGATACCGTGATACGACCAACGAAACATCTCATGcag AAAGTTCTGTGACCGAAGATCACTATGGTGATACCAACCGAACTCCTTTAACAGAGCACAAGGGTTCAGAT GTTCCTGCATCGCCTTCTGGATATGACAGGGAGGATCATAGGAGTGAGAGGAGGCATCGCAGGGATGATTCAAGAAGCGGTAGTGGAAGAGTGCGGCATTGGGACTACTATGAGAGTAGGGGATCTTATTCAGAAAGGGATTCACATAGTAGGTATGACCGTGAGTATGGCAAAAAGCGAAACAGATATGAAGGTTCCAGGAGAACGCCTG CAGGCAGGTCTGACTGGGACGATGGCCGATGGGAATGGGGAGACACTCCACGAAGGGACAGTGTCTCTAGTTCTAGACGTCATCAACCTTCACCATCCCCAATGTTTGTAGGTGCCTCACCTGATGCACGATTAGTTTCGCCATGGTTGGGAGGCCACACTCCTCATTCATCCT TTACTTCATCTTCTCCTTGGGACCATGTTTCTCCGTCTCCTGTCCCAATACGTGCTTCTGGATCTTCGACCAAATCTTCTGTCTCTAGACATAATGGAAGGTCACATCAACTTAGTTTTTCATCTGAAACTTCAAATAGATATGAG GATGAAGTGGCTGATAAGTCTGACTTGGGTGAAGAACACAAGTATGAGATTACCGAAAGCATGCGTTTAGAGATGGAATATGATGCTGACCGAGCATG GTATGATAGAGAGGAAGGTAGCACATTTGATGGCGATAACTCATCACTTTTTCTTGGAGACGAAGCTTCCTTTCAGAAAAAAGAGGCTGAGTTGGCCAAAAGACTG GTCCGAAGAGATGGGACCAAGATGTCCCTTGCTCAGAGCAAGAAGTTGTCTCAGCTCACAGCTGATAATGCTCAATGGGAGGATCGGCAACTGCTGAGATCAGGAGCTGTTAGAGGTACCGAGGTTCAGACTGAATTTGACGATGAGGAAGAACACAAAGTTATTCTTCTTGTTCATG ATACAAAGCCTCCTTTCCTTGATGGCAGAGTTGTTTTTACTAAACAGGCAGAGCCAATTATGCCATTAAAAGATCCAACATCTGACATGGCTATAATATCTCGCAAAGGATCTACTCTTGTTAGAGAAATCCATGAGAAGCAGAGTATGAACAAGTCTCGCCAACGCTTTTGGGAACTTGCAGGCTCAAAACTTGGTGATATCTTGGGTGTTGAAAAAACAGCAGAGCAG ATTGATGCAGACACTGCTGAAGTGGGTGAAGATGGTGAAATTGATTTTAAGGAGGAAGCTAAGTTTTCACAGCATATGAAGAAGGGAGAAGCCGTGAGTGACTTTGCTAAGTCAAAAACCCTTGCAGAGCAAAGGCAATATCTGCCTATTTTTTCAGTGAGAGAAGAGTTATTACAG GTGGTTCGTGAAAatcaggtggtggtggtggttggaGAAACCGGTTCAGGAAAGACAACACAATTGACACAG TATCTGCATGAGGATGGCTATACTATAGGTGGTATAGTAGGCTGCACCCAACCAAGGCGTGTGGCAGCTATGAGTGTTGCCAAGAGAGTTAGTGAAGAGATGGATACAGAGTTGGGTGATAAAGTTGGCTATGCTATACGTTTTGAGGATGTGACTGGGCCAAAGACCATTATAAAG TACATGACTGATGGGGTACTTCTACGTGAAACACTCAAAGACTCTGATCTAGACAAGTATCG GGTTATTGTCATGGATGAAGCCCATGAAAGATCTTTAAGCACAGATGTTCTTTTTGGAATATTGAAGAAAGTTGTAGCCCAACGTCGTGATTTCAAACTGATCGTCACATCAGCAACTCTGAATGCccagaaattttcaaatttctttgGAAG TGTACCAATTTTTCATATTCCCGGGCGAACATTTCCTGTGAATATATTATGGAGTAAAACTCCAGTTGAAGATTATGTTGAAGGTGCAGTGAAGCAGACTATGACTATTCACATAACCAGTCCTCCTGGTGACATCCTTATCTTCATGACTGGCCAAGATGAGATTGAGGCAGCTTGCTATGCCCTTGCTGAAAGAATGGAGCAGATGgtgtcatcttccaagaaagctGTCCCTAAACTCTTGATTCTTCCCATATACTCTCAGCTTCCTGCTGACTTGCAAGCTAAGATATTCCAGAAAGCTGAAGATGGAGCCCGTAAATGCATTGTGGCCACTAATATTGCCGAGACATCATTAACTGTTGATGGTATCTTCTATGTCATTGACTCTGGCTATGGTAAAATGAAGGTGTATAACCCTAGGATGGGCATGGATGCTCTCCAAGTCTTCCCTGTTAGTCGTGCTGCTGCTGACCAGCGTGCCGGTCGAGCTGGTAGAACTGGTCCTGGTACGTGCTATCGGTTGTATACTGAGAGTGCTTACCTAAATGAAATGTTGCCCAGTCCTGTTCCAGAGATTCAGAGGACTAACCTTGGCAATGTGGTTTTGTTGCTGAAATCTCTTAAAGTTGAAAATTTACTTGATTTTGATTTCATGGATCCACCTCCACAGGATAATATTCTCAATTCGATGTACCAGTTGTGGGTGTTGGGTGCCCTTAACAATGTGGGGGGGTTAACTGATCTTGGGTGGAAAATGGTTGAATTTCCACTGGACCCTCCGCTGGCCAAGATGCTTTTGATGGGTGAACAATTAGGGTGTCTTGAGGAGGTTTTGACAATTGTTTCCATGCTGTCAGTGCCATCTGTTTTCTTTAGACCCAAGGACCGGGCGGAAGAGAGTGACGCTGCACGGGAAAGATTTTTTGTGCCAGAGTCCGACCATTTAACCTTGTACAACGTTTATCAGCAATGGAAACAACATGATTACAGAGGTGATTGGTGCAATGATCATTTTTTGCATGTTAAAGGCCTAAGAAAGGCCAGAGAGGTTAGATCCCAGCTGCTTGATATTCTCAAGACTTTAAAGATCCCCTTAACCTCATGTTGGCCGGATACTGACATTGTCAGGAAAGCAATTTGTTCTGCATACTTCCACAATTCAGCAAGATTAAAGGGTGTGGGGGAGTATGTTAACTGCAGGAATGGGATGCCATGTCATCTTCATCCCAGTAGTGCTCTCTATGGTATGGGTTGCACTCCTGAGTATGTAGTTTATCATGAGTTAATCCTGACCACAAAGGAGTACATGCAGTGTGCAACAGCGGTGGAGCCCCAGTGGCTGGCTGAGCTGGGACCCATGTTTTTCTCTGTTAAAGATTCTGATACATCATTACTGGAGCATAAGAAGAGACAAAAACAAGAGAAAACAGCCATGGAGGAGGAGATGGAGAACTTGAAGAAGGTGCAAGCAGAGGttgagaaagaaaggaaacagaaggagaaggaaaagaTGGCTAAGCATCAGCAGCAAATCTCCATGCCAGGTTTAAGGAAGGGTTCTTCCACATTCTTGAGGCCAAAGAAGTTTGGTTTGTAA
- the LOC114376979 gene encoding pre-mRNA-splicing factor ATP-dependent RNA helicase DEAH7-like isoform X2, whose translation MEKDGTGAGVIDIDKTTTTLEQEKPTSGGLYVPGKDRVVYVPQERKSRLGLDALASAKRSQHDVGFKVPKERTISIAASAEDEDKSESSVSEESGHDGIVNRRRHTNRRYRDTTNETSHAESSVTEDHYGDTNRTPLTEHKGSDVPASPSGYDREDHRSERRHRRDDSRSGSGRVRHWDYYESRGSYSERDSHSRYDREYGKKRNRYEGSRRTPGRSDWDDGRWEWGDTPRRDSVSSSRRHQPSPSPMFVGASPDARLVSPWLGGHTPHSSFTSSSPWDHVSPSPVPIRASGSSTKSSVSRHNGRSHQLSFSSETSNRYEDEVADKSDLGEEHKYEITESMRLEMEYDADRAWYDREEGSTFDGDNSSLFLGDEASFQKKEAELAKRLVRRDGTKMSLAQSKKLSQLTADNAQWEDRQLLRSGAVRGTEVQTEFDDEEEHKVILLVHDTKPPFLDGRVVFTKQAEPIMPLKDPTSDMAIISRKGSTLVREIHEKQSMNKSRQRFWELAGSKLGDILGVEKTAEQIDADTAEVGEDGEIDFKEEAKFSQHMKKGEAVSDFAKSKTLAEQRQYLPIFSVREELLQVVRENQVVVVVGETGSGKTTQLTQYLHEDGYTIGGIVGCTQPRRVAAMSVAKRVSEEMDTELGDKVGYAIRFEDVTGPKTIIKYMTDGVLLRETLKDSDLDKYRVIVMDEAHERSLSTDVLFGILKKVVAQRRDFKLIVTSATLNAQKFSNFFGSVPIFHIPGRTFPVNILWSKTPVEDYVEGAVKQTMTIHITSPPGDILIFMTGQDEIEAACYALAERMEQMVSSSKKAVPKLLILPIYSQLPADLQAKIFQKAEDGARKCIVATNIAETSLTVDGIFYVIDSGYGKMKVYNPRMGMDALQVFPVSRAAADQRAGRAGRTGPGTCYRLYTESAYLNEMLPSPVPEIQRTNLGNVVLLLKSLKVENLLDFDFMDPPPQDNILNSMYQLWVLGALNNVGGLTDLGWKMVEFPLDPPLAKMLLMGEQLGCLEEVLTIVSMLSVPSVFFRPKDRAEESDAARERFFVPESDHLTLYNVYQQWKQHDYRGDWCNDHFLHVKGLRKAREVRSQLLDILKTLKIPLTSCWPDTDIVRKAICSAYFHNSARLKGVGEYVNCRNGMPCHLHPSSALYGMGCTPEYVVYHELILTTKEYMQCATAVEPQWLAELGPMFFSVKDSDTSLLEHKKRQKQEKTAMEEEMENLKKVQAEVEKERKQKEKEKMAKHQQQISMPGLRKGSSTFLRPKKFGL comes from the exons ATGGAG AAGGATGGAACTGGTGCTGGTGTCATTGACATAGACAAGACCACGACGACATTGGAACAGGAAAAACCTACTAGTGGTGGGCTCTATGTTCCTGGCAAGGATAGAGTGGTTTACGTGCCTCAGGAGAGAAAATCGCGTTTAg gaCTCGATGCCCTTGCCAGCGCAAAACGGTCTCAACATGATGTGGGCTTCAAGGTGCCAAAAGAAAGAACCATTTCCATTGCAGCATCTGCAGAGGATGAAGATAAGTCCGAGTCATCTGTTTCTGAAGAAAGTGGGCATGATGGGATTGTCAACAGACGCAGACACACTAATAGGAGATACCGTGATACGACCAACGAAACATCTCATGcag AAAGTTCTGTGACCGAAGATCACTATGGTGATACCAACCGAACTCCTTTAACAGAGCACAAGGGTTCAGAT GTTCCTGCATCGCCTTCTGGATATGACAGGGAGGATCATAGGAGTGAGAGGAGGCATCGCAGGGATGATTCAAGAAGCGGTAGTGGAAGAGTGCGGCATTGGGACTACTATGAGAGTAGGGGATCTTATTCAGAAAGGGATTCACATAGTAGGTATGACCGTGAGTATGGCAAAAAGCGAAACAGATATGAAGGTTCCAGGAGAACGCCTG GCAGGTCTGACTGGGACGATGGCCGATGGGAATGGGGAGACACTCCACGAAGGGACAGTGTCTCTAGTTCTAGACGTCATCAACCTTCACCATCCCCAATGTTTGTAGGTGCCTCACCTGATGCACGATTAGTTTCGCCATGGTTGGGAGGCCACACTCCTCATTCATCCT TTACTTCATCTTCTCCTTGGGACCATGTTTCTCCGTCTCCTGTCCCAATACGTGCTTCTGGATCTTCGACCAAATCTTCTGTCTCTAGACATAATGGAAGGTCACATCAACTTAGTTTTTCATCTGAAACTTCAAATAGATATGAG GATGAAGTGGCTGATAAGTCTGACTTGGGTGAAGAACACAAGTATGAGATTACCGAAAGCATGCGTTTAGAGATGGAATATGATGCTGACCGAGCATG GTATGATAGAGAGGAAGGTAGCACATTTGATGGCGATAACTCATCACTTTTTCTTGGAGACGAAGCTTCCTTTCAGAAAAAAGAGGCTGAGTTGGCCAAAAGACTG GTCCGAAGAGATGGGACCAAGATGTCCCTTGCTCAGAGCAAGAAGTTGTCTCAGCTCACAGCTGATAATGCTCAATGGGAGGATCGGCAACTGCTGAGATCAGGAGCTGTTAGAGGTACCGAGGTTCAGACTGAATTTGACGATGAGGAAGAACACAAAGTTATTCTTCTTGTTCATG ATACAAAGCCTCCTTTCCTTGATGGCAGAGTTGTTTTTACTAAACAGGCAGAGCCAATTATGCCATTAAAAGATCCAACATCTGACATGGCTATAATATCTCGCAAAGGATCTACTCTTGTTAGAGAAATCCATGAGAAGCAGAGTATGAACAAGTCTCGCCAACGCTTTTGGGAACTTGCAGGCTCAAAACTTGGTGATATCTTGGGTGTTGAAAAAACAGCAGAGCAG ATTGATGCAGACACTGCTGAAGTGGGTGAAGATGGTGAAATTGATTTTAAGGAGGAAGCTAAGTTTTCACAGCATATGAAGAAGGGAGAAGCCGTGAGTGACTTTGCTAAGTCAAAAACCCTTGCAGAGCAAAGGCAATATCTGCCTATTTTTTCAGTGAGAGAAGAGTTATTACAG GTGGTTCGTGAAAatcaggtggtggtggtggttggaGAAACCGGTTCAGGAAAGACAACACAATTGACACAG TATCTGCATGAGGATGGCTATACTATAGGTGGTATAGTAGGCTGCACCCAACCAAGGCGTGTGGCAGCTATGAGTGTTGCCAAGAGAGTTAGTGAAGAGATGGATACAGAGTTGGGTGATAAAGTTGGCTATGCTATACGTTTTGAGGATGTGACTGGGCCAAAGACCATTATAAAG TACATGACTGATGGGGTACTTCTACGTGAAACACTCAAAGACTCTGATCTAGACAAGTATCG GGTTATTGTCATGGATGAAGCCCATGAAAGATCTTTAAGCACAGATGTTCTTTTTGGAATATTGAAGAAAGTTGTAGCCCAACGTCGTGATTTCAAACTGATCGTCACATCAGCAACTCTGAATGCccagaaattttcaaatttctttgGAAG TGTACCAATTTTTCATATTCCCGGGCGAACATTTCCTGTGAATATATTATGGAGTAAAACTCCAGTTGAAGATTATGTTGAAGGTGCAGTGAAGCAGACTATGACTATTCACATAACCAGTCCTCCTGGTGACATCCTTATCTTCATGACTGGCCAAGATGAGATTGAGGCAGCTTGCTATGCCCTTGCTGAAAGAATGGAGCAGATGgtgtcatcttccaagaaagctGTCCCTAAACTCTTGATTCTTCCCATATACTCTCAGCTTCCTGCTGACTTGCAAGCTAAGATATTCCAGAAAGCTGAAGATGGAGCCCGTAAATGCATTGTGGCCACTAATATTGCCGAGACATCATTAACTGTTGATGGTATCTTCTATGTCATTGACTCTGGCTATGGTAAAATGAAGGTGTATAACCCTAGGATGGGCATGGATGCTCTCCAAGTCTTCCCTGTTAGTCGTGCTGCTGCTGACCAGCGTGCCGGTCGAGCTGGTAGAACTGGTCCTGGTACGTGCTATCGGTTGTATACTGAGAGTGCTTACCTAAATGAAATGTTGCCCAGTCCTGTTCCAGAGATTCAGAGGACTAACCTTGGCAATGTGGTTTTGTTGCTGAAATCTCTTAAAGTTGAAAATTTACTTGATTTTGATTTCATGGATCCACCTCCACAGGATAATATTCTCAATTCGATGTACCAGTTGTGGGTGTTGGGTGCCCTTAACAATGTGGGGGGGTTAACTGATCTTGGGTGGAAAATGGTTGAATTTCCACTGGACCCTCCGCTGGCCAAGATGCTTTTGATGGGTGAACAATTAGGGTGTCTTGAGGAGGTTTTGACAATTGTTTCCATGCTGTCAGTGCCATCTGTTTTCTTTAGACCCAAGGACCGGGCGGAAGAGAGTGACGCTGCACGGGAAAGATTTTTTGTGCCAGAGTCCGACCATTTAACCTTGTACAACGTTTATCAGCAATGGAAACAACATGATTACAGAGGTGATTGGTGCAATGATCATTTTTTGCATGTTAAAGGCCTAAGAAAGGCCAGAGAGGTTAGATCCCAGCTGCTTGATATTCTCAAGACTTTAAAGATCCCCTTAACCTCATGTTGGCCGGATACTGACATTGTCAGGAAAGCAATTTGTTCTGCATACTTCCACAATTCAGCAAGATTAAAGGGTGTGGGGGAGTATGTTAACTGCAGGAATGGGATGCCATGTCATCTTCATCCCAGTAGTGCTCTCTATGGTATGGGTTGCACTCCTGAGTATGTAGTTTATCATGAGTTAATCCTGACCACAAAGGAGTACATGCAGTGTGCAACAGCGGTGGAGCCCCAGTGGCTGGCTGAGCTGGGACCCATGTTTTTCTCTGTTAAAGATTCTGATACATCATTACTGGAGCATAAGAAGAGACAAAAACAAGAGAAAACAGCCATGGAGGAGGAGATGGAGAACTTGAAGAAGGTGCAAGCAGAGGttgagaaagaaaggaaacagaaggagaaggaaaagaTGGCTAAGCATCAGCAGCAAATCTCCATGCCAGGTTTAAGGAAGGGTTCTTCCACATTCTTGAGGCCAAAGAAGTTTGGTTTGTAA
- the LOC114376488 gene encoding ETHYLENE INSENSITIVE 3-like 3 protein, producing the protein MGEMEEIGADVCSDIEVDDIRCPNIAEKDVSDEEIEAEELERRMWKDRIKLKRLKEKQKLEAQQAAEKQKPRQSSDQARRKKMSRAQDGILKYMLKLMEVCKARGFVYGIIPEKGKPVSGSSDNIRAWWKEKVRFDKNGPAAIAKYEADCLAMSEADNSRNGNSQSILQDLQDATLGSLLSALMQHCDPPQRKYPLEKGIPPPWWPNGNEDWWSQLNLPHGQSPPYKKPHDLKKMWKVGVLTAVIKHMSPNIAKIRKHVRQSKCLQDKMTAKESAIWLGVLSREEALIRQPSSDNGTSGITGVPPGVPVENKQAATSSASNYDVDGTDDGIGSVSSKENRRNQFMDTEPSDNLRRVRKSGQDTDQAKKQPRPKKPRRANDKPPAQSDNEISLVEPRSNGLNMNLTEAQMGGVQIHGNEQSNETDSAARPLERGLEVSAQLPAPEVDHYSYLHTNNLISSASMYMSGRPMHYPELQNPDMHHETTYNLYNPAAGYEPGQDGQQLHSANNEAVRPENVVVSLQGVHMKGDGINGGDLQYFGKDAFQNDLDRPMDHSFFGSPLSSMSLDFGGLGSPFHLDDFMCDDEMIQYFGA; encoded by the exons ATGGGCGAAATGGAAGAAATTGGAGCTGATGTCTG TTCGGATATAGAAGTTGATGATATTAGATGCCCCAATATAGCAGAGAAAGATGTCAGCGATGAAGAGATTGAAGCAGAAGAATTGGAGCGGCGAATGTGGAAGGATCGAATCAAACTCAAAAGGctgaaggaaaaacagaagctagAAGCGCAGCAAGCTGCAGAAAAGCAAAAGCCGAGGCAGTCCAGTGATCAAGCTCGTAGAAAGAAAATGTCTAGAGCACAAGATGGGATTCTTAAATATATGCTGAAGCTCATGGAAGTCTGCAAAGCTCGTGGATTTGTGTACGGTATCATTCCTGAGAAGGGAAAGCCAGTTAGTGGTTCCTCTGATAACATTAGAGCTTGGTGGAAGGAGAAAGTTAGGTTTGATAAGAATGGCCCTGCAGCCATAGCCAAGTATGAAGCGGACTGTCTTGCAATGAGTGAGGCCGATAACAGCCGAAATGGTAACTCGCAGAGCATTCTCCAAGATTTGCAAGATGCAACGCTTGGATCACTCTTATCTGCTTTGATGCAACATTGTGATCCTCCTCAGAGGAAGTATCCATTGGAAAAGGGTATACCCCCACCTTGGTGGCCAAATGGGAATGAAGATTGGTGGTCACAGTTGAATTTACCTCATGGTCAGAGTCCTCCTTATAAGAAGCCCCATGATTTGAAGAAGATGTGGAAAGTGGGAGTACTTACTGCTGTTATAAAGCACATGTCACCTAATATTGCAAAGATAAGGAAGCATGTCCGCCAGTCAAAATGCTTGCAAGACAAGATGACAGCAAAGGAAAGTGCAATTTGGTTGGGGGTATTAAGTCGAGAAGAAGCTCTCATTAGGCAGCCTAGTAGTGATAATGGTACATCTGGAATAACTGGAGTGCCACCTGGTGTTCCAGTTGAGAATAAGCAAGCTGCTACTAGTAGTGCTAGCAACTATGATGTTGACGGTACTGATGATGGCATTGGTTCTGTTTCTTCTAAAGAAAATAGGAGAAATCAGTTTATGGATACCGAACCGTCAGATAACTTGCGCAGGGTTAGGAAATCTGGCCAAGATACAGATCAAGCTAAGAAGCAACCCAGGCCCAAAAAACCCCGAAGGGCCAATGACAAACCACCAGCTCAATCTGACAATGAAATTTCACTTGTTGAGCCAAGAAGCAATGGGCTCAATATGAACCTGACAGAAGCACAAATGGGTGGAGTCCAGATTCATGGAAATGAGCAGAGCAATGAGACAGATTCTGCTGCAAGGCCACTGGAAAGAGGACTTGAGGTGTCTGCACAACTACCAGCACCTGAGGTTGATCATTACTCTTATTTACATACAAACAACTTGATTTCCTCAGCAAGCATGTATATGAGTGGAAGGCCAATGCATTATCCTGAGTTGCAAAACCCTGACATGCATCATGAAACCACTTATAATCTTTATAATCCAGCAGCAGGATATGAGCCCGGTCAGGATGGGCAGCAGCTACATTCTGCAAACAATGAAGCAGTTAGGCCAGAGAATGTTGTAGTTTCTTTGCAAGGAGTACATATGAAAGGGGATGGAATTAATGGAGGAGACTTGCAATATTTTGGTAAAGATGCATTTCAAAATGACCTTGATAGACCTATGGATCACTCTTTCTTTGGATCACCCCTCAGTAGCATGTCATTAGATTTTGGAGGACTCGGCAGTCCATTCCATTTAGATGATTTCATGTGTGATGATGAAATGATACAATACTTTGGAGCATAA